A segment of the Gemmatimonadota bacterium genome:
CAAGCTGGAGGATGTGGAGCCGTATCTGCTGGACGTACGCGGCCATCGCGAGACGCCGCGCGAGATTGTGGAGGAGGTGCGGGAGCGCTATCACCGCATCGGCGGCCGCTCGCCGATCCTCGAGCAGACTTGGGCACAGGCCGCCGCACTGGAGGCGGCGCTGAATCGAGGGGGGGAGGGCCGGCGTGGCGCGACCGGTGGTGAAGGCGACGAGGAACCCCGCTTCCGCGCCTTCGTGGGCATGCGCCACTGGCACCCGCTCATCGCCGGGACACTGGCGGACATGGCGGCCGCGGGCATCCGGCGCGCCGTCGGGCTGGCCATGGCTCCCCATTACTCGCGTCTGAGCATCGGCGCCTACTTCCGGAAAGTGGAGGAGGCCGGCGCCGGCATCGCGGTCGCGGCCATCGAGCGCTGGGGTCTGCTGCCCGGATATCTGGATGCGCTGGCGCAGCACGTACGCGCGGCACTGGAGCGCTTCCCCGCCCAGGCGCGCGACGAGGTCGGCGTCATCTTCACGGCGCACAGCCTGCCCCAGCGGATCCTGGACTGGGGGGATCCTTACCCGCAGGAGCTGCGCGCCACAGTCGAGGCGGTGATGCAGCGGCTGGGCCCCCGCCCGCACGAGTTCGCCTTCCAGAGCGCGGCCATGACGCCCGACCCCTGGCTCGGCCCGGATGCGGGGGAGGTGATCGAGCGCTGGGCAGCCGAGGGGCGGCGCCATATCCTGATTGCCCCCATCGGCTTCGTCACCGAGCACGTCGAGATCCTGTACGACGTGGACATCGTGTTCCGCGAGCAGGCGGCCGCGCTGGGCGTCCACCTCGAGCGCATCGACATGCTGGGTACTGCGCCGCGAATGATCGAGGGGCTGGCGGCTCTGGTCCGCGAGCGGGCGCAGGAGGCGGGGTGGCTGTAAGGGGGGAGGCCGGCCGCCCTCGCGTCGTGGTGGTGGGCGGCGGCATTGCCGGGCTCGCCGCCGCGCACCGGCTGGCGCGCCGGGCGCCCGGGCTCGATCTGATCTTGCTCGAAGCAGCCGGCCGGCTGGGTGGCAAGATCCTCACGGAGCACGAGCGGGGCTTCACTATCGAGGCCGGGCCCGACCTG
Coding sequences within it:
- the hemH gene encoding ferrochelatase, producing the protein KLEDVEPYLLDVRGHRETPREIVEEVRERYHRIGGRSPILEQTWAQAAALEAALNRGGEGRRGATGGEGDEEPRFRAFVGMRHWHPLIAGTLADMAAAGIRRAVGLAMAPHYSRLSIGAYFRKVEEAGAGIAVAAIERWGLLPGYLDALAQHVRAALERFPAQARDEVGVIFTAHSLPQRILDWGDPYPQELRATVEAVMQRLGPRPHEFAFQSAAMTPDPWLGPDAGEVIERWAAEGRRHILIAPIGFVTEHVEILYDVDIVFREQAAALGVHLERIDMLGTAPRMIEGLAALVRERAQEAGWL